ACGCGAGGTGCCCAGCGGCGCACCGCTGATCGTCGCCGGGGACTTCAACGACTGGGGCTCGCGCCTGCAGCGCCTGCTGCGCGGCTACGGCCTGCATGAATACGACGAAGTGCGCGCGCCCACCTACCCGGCGCGTCTGCCGCTGGCGCAGCTCGACCATGTGTACGTGCGCGGCCTGACGCCCGTGGGGCTGCAGGTGCCGCAGGGGCGCATCTGGTGGCGCATGTCGGACCACCTGCCGCTGATTGCCGAATTCCATTGGTAAGCTCAGGCCGGTGAAATCCGCCGCCCCCACGTTCTCGCTTGCCCATGGCGTCCAGCTCTTGCAGGGCGGGGTGCAGCTGTTTCCGGCCCTGGTGCAGGCCATTGACGGCGCGCGCCGCAGTGTGCACCTGGAAACCTATATTTTTGACACCACCGGCGCTGGCGGCGACGTGGCGCTGGCGCTGGTGCGCGCTGCCGAGCGGGGCGTGAGCACGCGCCTGGTGGTCGATGGCGTGGGCACCGGGCGCCTGCCTTCGCCTTGGTTCGAGCGCCTGCAGGCCGCCGGGGTGCAGCTGCGCGTGTATTCGCCCCTGGGGCCGCTGGGGCTGCTGCTGCCCATGCGCTGGCGGCGCCTGCACCGCAAGCTGTGCGTGGTCGATGGCCAGGTGCTGTTTTGCGGCGGCATCAACATCCTGGACGACTACCACGACCCGAACTTCGGCCCCCTGGCGGCGCCGCGCTTTGACTTTGCCGTGCGCGCCCAGGGGCCCCTGGTGGGCCAGGCGCAAAGCGCCATGGAGCAGCTGTGGTGGCGGATGCAGGCCGTGCACGACATGCGCCAGCACCACCTGCCCGAGGCCGTGCACGCGCTGCGCGAGGCCGGCGTGGGCGCCGGCGTGGGCCCTGGCGGTGCGATGCGGGCGGCGCTGCTGCTGCGCGACAACCTGCGCCACCGCAGCCGCATCGAGCGTGCCTACCGCCGCGCCATCGCCCGCGCCCGGCATGAAATCATCATTGCCAACGCCTACTTTCTGCCCGGCGGCAAGCTGCGGCGCGCGCTCATCCTGGCCGCACGCCGGGGCGTGCGGGTGCAGTTGCTGCTGCAGGGGCGCTACGAATACTTCATGCAGTACCACGCGGCGCGCCCGGTATACGGTGCACTCCTGGGCGCGGGGGTGGAAATTTATGAGTACGCGCCGAGCTTTCTGCACGCCAAGGTGGCCGTCATCGACGCCCAGGCGCGCCGCCCCTGGGCCACGGTCGGCTCGTCCAACCTTGACCCCTTGAGCCTGCTGCTCGCGCGCGAGGCCAACGTCGTGGTGCGCGACCGGGCCTTTGCCGCCGAGCTGCGCGCGCGCCTGTGCCAGGCCATGGCGCAGGCCGGGCAGCGGGTCGAGCCCGAGGTGTTTGCGCAGCGCCCATGGCGTGAGCGGGTGCTCGACCGCATCGCCTACGCGCTCATGCGCAGCGCCTTGTGGGTGACGGGGAATCGCTATTAATAATCGCTATTAAATTGCTAGCTACTCACGCTTGGTGGATAAGCGCTGGAGCCTGAAAACCCTCTCAAAAACGGCAGCTTCAATCGCTGTTACCATGCGCGCATGAACCGATCTGCTGCCGACCTTCCCCTCGATCCCGCCGATGTCGGCGTGCCCGTCTCCGTCAAGATCCGCGAACGGCTCATGGCGGCCCGCCAGCGTTTCAACGCCAACGACAACATCGCCGACTTCATCGAGCCCGGGGAGCTCGGGCAGCTGCTCGACGAGGTCGAAGTTAAGATGCAGGCCGTGCTCGACAGCATGGTGATCGACACCGCTGGCGACCACAACACGCACAACACCGCGCGCCGCGTGGCCAAGATGTACCTGCAGGAAGTCTTCAAGGGCCGCTACGTGCCGGCGCCGGCAATCACCGAATTCCCCAACGCCGAGCACCTCAACGAGCTCATGATCGTCGGCCCCATCACCGTGCGCAGCGCCTGCAGCCACCACCTGTGCCCGGTCATCGGCAAAATCTGGATCGGCGTGCTGCCCAACAAGAACACCAACGTCATCGGCCTGTCGAAGTACGCGCGCCTGGTCGATTGGGTCATGGGCCGGCCCCAAATCCAGGAAGAAGCCGTGGTGCAGCTCGCTGACCTCATCATGCAAAAAACCCAGCCCGACGGCCTGGCCGTGGTCATGGAGGCGAGCCACTTTTGCATGTCCTGGCGCGGCGTGCGCGAGATGGACAGCAAGATGCTCAACTCCGTCATGCGCGGCGCCTTCCTCAAGGACGCCACGCTGCGGCGCGAATTCCTCGCCCTCATCCCCGGGCGCCACTGAGCTTGGCGCCCCAGGCTTTTGCCCTCATCCTGCTCGCCGGCCTGATCCACGCCCTGTGGAACATCGTTGCCAAGAAGGCCGGTGGCGACGCGCGCTTCGCCTTCTTCACCTCGGCCCTGATGGCGCTGCTGTGGGCGCCACTGGGCTGGTGGCTCGGGCGCAGCGCGCTGCCGCAGTGGGGTGCGCAGGAGTGGGTGGTGGTTGCCGTCAGCGGCCTGCTGCACGTGCTGTATTACGTGATTTTGCTGCGCGGCTACCGCCGGGCGGACCTGACCGTGGTCTACCCGCTCGCGCGCGGCACCGGGCCGCTGCTGTCCTCGCTGGTGGCGATTGCGCTGCTGGGCGAGCGCCCGGGCTGGCTCGGTGGCCTGGGCATCGTGGCGGTGGTCGGCGGCGTGTTTTTGATTGCTGGCGGCCCGGCCCTGTGGCGCAGCGCCCACAGTCAGGCGGCGGCGCAGCAGCAGCGCCTGCACGCGGGCCTGCGCTACGGCCTGCTGACCGGCGCCTTCATCGCCGCCTACACCGTGGTCGATGGCTACGCCGTCAAGTGGCTGCTGCTCTCGCCCATTTTGGTGGACTACGTGGGCAATTTCGTGCGCCTGGCGCTGTTGGCTCCGGTCGTGCTGCGCGACCTGCCGGCGGCGCGCGCTTTGTGGCGCGTGCAGTGGCGCGCGGCGCTGGTGGTGGCGGCGTTCAGCCCCATCGCCTACGTGCTGGTGCTGTTTGCCATGCGCCAGGCGCCGCTGTCGCTGGTGGCGCCGGCACGTGAGGTGTCGATGCTGTTCGCCGCCCTGATCGGCGGCCACCTGCTGGGCGAGGGCGCGCGCCTGGCCCGCCTGGGCGGGGCGCTGCTGATTGCCGCCGGCGTGGCGGCGCTGGCGCTGGGCTAGCATGGCGGCCATGCTCCGTCGCCAATCCCTCTCCCGCCGGTGGGCCGCTGCCGTAGCCGCTGCGCTGGGCCTTCTGGGCCTGCTTGGCGCCCAGCTGGCCCTGGCCGCCCCTGCGCTCTGGTACTACTGGCGCAGCACCATCGACAACGCCCGCGTCTGCGCCCAGACCTCGCCCGGCTCCGGCTGGGTGCAAGACAGCGGCCCCTTCGACGGCCCCGGCTGCCAGCCGCGCCCGCGAGTTTTCATCCTGCCCAGCCGCTGAACCGCACCCCTGCCAGCCATGCCCAGCCTTGATGTCTTGATCGCTTTTTTTGGTATTTCTGCCCTGCTGGCCCTCACGCCGGGGCCGGACAACCTGTTCGTGCTGCTGCAGTCGGCGCAGCACGGCTGGCGCACCGGGCTGTGCGTGGTGCTCGGGCTGTGCCTGGGGCTGGTGGTGCACACCAGTGCCGTGGCCCTGGGGCTGGCAGCGCTGCTGGCGGCGTCGAGCCTGGCTTTTACCCTGCTCAAACTCGTGGGCGCGGCCTACCTGGCGTACCTGGCCTGGCAGGCGCTGCGTGCGCCCGCCGCCGTCGCCAGCGCCGGCCCGGCTGCAGCGCCGTCAGGCCGGCCTGCCGCAGGCGCGCTGCGCATGGTGGGGCGGGGCGTGCTCATGAACCTGAGCAACCCCAAGGTGCTGATTTTCTTCCTCGCCTTCCTGCCCCAGTTCGCCGACCCGGCGCGCGCCAGCGTGGCGCCGCAAATCCTGCTGCTGGGGCTGGTGTTCATGCTCGCCACGCTGTTGGTGTTCGGCGTCATCGCCCTGTTTTCGGGGCATTTTGGCGCCCTGCTGCAACGCTCGGCCCGCGCCCAGCAGTGGCTGCAGCGCACGGCGGGGCTGGTCTTTCTGGGGCTGGCGCTGCGGCTGGCGACGAGCGCCCGTTAGGAGCCTGTCGGACTTGGAAATCGTCGGCTGCAAATCGACCGCAGCGGCCAATTTTTGGCTTCGCCACTCTTCGAGAACACCGTCTTTTTGCCCAATAGCTCGGCTATTGGGCTGCAAATCCGGCAAAAACTGGTCTCGCTGGGGCCGATTTTCGCTTTCGACGCTCCAAGCCCGACAGGCTCCTAGCTATATTTTTAATAGCTGCTTGCGCTTGATGGGATTGGGTTAGAGGCTTTTTGGGCTTAGGCCCAGTACATCCCCGCCAAATCGTTCACGAACACCGGCATGTCGCTCCACAGCCCGCGCAGGTCTTTGGCGGCGACGGTGACCCATTGCGGTTGGTAGAGAAAGGCGTGCACGCAGTCTTCGGCCAGCAGGCGCTGGGCGTCGCCGAGCAGGCGGGCGCGGTCGGCGGGGCGGGTGCTGTGCTGGATTTGCTGGTACAGGGTGTTGAAGGCCGGGGATCGGTAGCCCCAGTAGTAGCCTGGCTTGGCGAAGTTGCCCAGGTCCAGGGGTTCGACGTGTGAGATCAGCGTCAGGTCGTAGTTTTTCTGGCCGTAGGTGCCGGCCAGCCACTGCGCCCATTCCACGTTCTGCAGCCGCGCCTGGATGCCAACCTTGGCCAGCATGGCGGCGATGATCTCGCCGCCCTGGCGCGCGTAGGGTGTGGGTGGCAGGGTCAGGGTCAGTGCCAGCGGTAGCTTGACGCCGGCTTCGGCCAGCAGTTTTCTGGCCTTGTCGGGGTCGTAGGGATTCAGGCCAGTGGTATCGACGTAGCCGAAGGCGCCGGGCACGTAGTGGCTGCCGATGGCGCGGCCGAGGCCGTCGGCAGCGCCCTGGATGACGGCCTCGCGGTCGATGGCGGCGGCGATGGCGCAGCGCACGCGCCTATCCTGCAGCGGCTTGCGCGCGTGGTTCATGGCCAGAATGGTTTTGGCGCGCGAGCCGCTGACGATGACCTGAAAGCGCGGCTGGGCCTTGAACTGCGCCATGCTGCGCGGCGTCACGCGCGGGAAGGCGTCCACGTCGCCGGCCAGCAGCGCAGCCACCTGCGCTGCCGGGTCGGGGATGAAACGGAAGGTGATGCGCGCCAGGCGCACGCTGTGCGCGCTGCGCCAGCCGTCCCAGCGCGTGAGCGTGAGCGCGGCGCCGCGTGTCCAGGACTGCAGCCGGTAGGGGCCGGTGCCTATGGGTTTGCTGGCGTTGCTGGCGGCGCTGGTGGGCTCGACGATGATGGCCGTGGCCTGGCCGAGCAGGAACAGCAGGTCGGGCTCGACCTCGCTGCTGTGCAGGCGCACGGTGTGTTCGTCGAGCACCTCGGTGCGCAGCTGGGCGAAGGTGGCTTTGTCTTTGTTCGTGCTCTTGGCGCTGCCAGCGCGCTCGAAGGAAAACTGCACGCTGCGCGCGTTGCAAGGTGCGCCGTTGTGAAACTGCACGCCCCGGCGCAGGCGCAGGGTGCAGGTTTTGAGATCGCGCCCAAGCTCCCAGCTCTCGGCCAGCAGGGGCGAGACGCTGCCGTCGGGGTTGATTTTGGTCAGGGTCTCGAAGACGTTGTAGAGCACCACTTCGGCAATCGACGAGGCTGCGCCGGCGGTGGGGTCGAGCCCCGGCGGCTCCAGAGCCAGGCCCAGGGTGAGGCGGTCTTTGGGTGCCTGCGCCCAGGTGGGCCAGGGCAGGGTGCTGGCGGCAGCGGCGAGGGCGCCGCCGGCCAAAAGCGAGCGTCGGGTGCGGTGCATGGAAATCCTTTGGGCGCGTTTGTACACCAGCGGGATAACCCTGGTTGTAAAAAAATCCAGGGTGCTGGCCGCTTCAGCGCAGGCGCGGGTCGAGCCAGTCGCGCAGGCCGTCGCCCAGCAGGTTCAGCCCCAGCACGGTGAGGGCGATGGCGCTGCCGGGCCAGAGAGCGAGCAGTGGGGCGTCGAACAGCAGCGTTTGCGCTTCGCTCAACATGCGGCCCCAGGAGGGTTCGGGCGCTTGCGTGCCCAGGCCGAGGTAGGACAGGGCGGCTTCGGCCAGGATGGCCAGGGCGCATTGCACGGTGGCCTGCACCAGCAGCAGCGGCGCCAGGTTGGGCAGGATGTGGATGCGGGTGATCTGCGCCTGCGTGCGGCCGCAGGCGCGGGCGGCGCGCACGAATTCGCGCGCCCACAGGCTGTGCGCGCTGGCGCGGCCCAGGCGTGCGAACACCGGCACGTTGGCGATGGCCAGGGCGACGATGGCATTTTTCATGCCCGGCCCCCACAGGGCGCTGAGGGTGATGGCGCTGAGCAGGGCCGGGAAGGCAAAGCTGAAATCGACCAGGCGCATGAGCAGCGCCTCGACCCAGCCACGCCGCGCCGCTGCCCACAGCCCCAGCGCCGTGCCCAGCACCAGCCCCAGGCCGACGGCGCCCAGGGCCACGGCCAGGCTGCTGTGCGCGCCCTGCAGCAGTTGCGCGGCCACGTCGCGGCCATAGGCGTCGGTGCCCAGCCAGTGTGCGCTGCTGGGCGCTTGCAGGCGCTGCGCCATGTCCATGGCCTGGGCGCTGGCGGGCGGCCACAGCAGGCCCGCCAGGCTGGCCAGCAGCAGCGCCAGCGTGAGCAGCCCACCCAGCCACAACGAGAGGGGGTGGGGGCGGCTAGGCATGGCGGTGGCGGCTGCGTGGATCGGCCCAGGCGCTGGCGAGATCGACGCCGGCGTTGATGAGCAGCACCAGCGCGCACAGCAGCAGCACGCAGTTGCGCAGCACGATCAGGTCGCGGTTGGCAATGGCCTGAAAAATCAGGCGCCCCAGGCCCGGCAGGTTGAAGACGTTTTCCACCACGATGGTGCCGGCCAGCAAATTGGCGAGCTGCAGGCCGGCAATGGTGAGCACCGGCACCAGGGCGTTGCGCAGCACATGGCGCAGCAAGGTGGCGCGTGGTGATAGGCCCTTGGCGCGGGCGGTGCGGACAAAGTCTTGCCCCAGCACGTCGAGCACGGCGGCGCGCACGATGCGCGCCAAAATCGCCGCCTGCACCAGCGCCAGCGCCAGCGCCGGCAGCACCAGGGCGCGCAGCCCGGGCAGCAGGCCGCCGCCGGCTTCAGCGCTCCAGCCTGGGAAGCCCCCTGCCGCCACCCATTGCAGGCGCACGGCAAATAGCAAGATCAGCAAGATGGCCAGCCAGAAGCTGGGCACGGCCAGGCCCAGCTGGGTGAGCGCCATCAGCCCCCAGTCGCCCATGCGGCCGTGGTGCAGGGCGGCGTACAGACCGGTGGCGAGCGCCAGCAGCAGCGTCAGCAGCAGGGCCAGCAGAGCCAGGGGGACGGTTACTTGCAGGCGCTCGGCGATGAGATCGGCTACCGGGCTGGCGTAGGCCCAGCTCTCGCCGAGTTCGCCGTGCAGCAGGCCCCAGAGCCAATCCTGGTAGCGCTGCCAGGCGCTGTGCTCCAGCCCGAGTTGCGTGGCCAGCTGCGCCACGGCCTCGGGGTCGGCGTCGGGGCCCAGTTGCAGCTCGGCGGCGTTGCCCGGTAGCCAGTCGAGCAAGATAAACACCAGGGCCGAGGCCAGCAGCAGCGTGGTGGCCAGGGCAGTCAGGCGGCGCAGCAGGTACGAGGGCATGGTGGCGGTGAATGCAAAACCCTGCACAAGAGGATGGCAGGCGGGCGGCAGGATAATGCCGGCCCCGTGAGGTTCAAGAAGTTGCGTTGCGAAGGAGGCGAGAGAGCACTATGGCACTGATGATTACCGACGAGTGCATCAACTGCGATGTGTGTGAGCCCGAGTGCCCGAACGATGCCATTTCTTTGGGCGAGCTGCACTACGACATCGACCCTCACAAGTGCACCGAGTGCGTCGGGCACTTTGATGAACCGCAGTGCGTGCAGATTTGCCCCGTGGCCTGCATTCCGGTGCACCCGCAGCATGTGGAGGGGCGCGAGACGCTGTTCCAAAAATTCCAGCGCCTGCAGGCGGCCAAGACGCGCTAGCTCAATGGCTTGATTCCTGGGTTTTGCCGAGTGTTTTAGGCCGCTAGCGCTTATCTGGCAAGCGCTGGCAGCTATCAAATAAATAGCATCAATCCTCGCCCTCGGGCAAGCGCCGGGCGGGCTTGGGGCGGGGTGGCTCGGTGGTGTGGATGTGTTGTGTGGCCTTGTCCATGTCGCCCGCGAGCAAGGTGGGCAGGGCCGGCAGGGTGTGGATGATGGCGTCCTCGATGCGGCGCATATCGTCAGGCGCGGGTTTTTTCAGCACCCAGTGCACCACTTCATGCTTGACGCCGGGGTGGCCGATGCCGATGCGCAGGCGCCAGTAGTCGCTGCTGCCGAGCTGGGCGTGGATGTCGCGCAGGCCGTTGTGCCCGCCGTGGCTGCCGCCGCGCTTGAGCTTGACGACGCCGGGGGCAAAGTCGAGCTCGTCGTGTGCCACCAAAATCTCGTGCGGCGCGATCTTGAAAAAGCGCGCCAACGCCGCTACCGATTTGCCCGAGAGGTTCATGAAGGTTTGCGGCTGCAGCAGCCAGCGCGCCTCACCAGAGACGTTCACGCGCGCCGCCAGGCCCCAGTAGCTGCGCTCGGGCACCAGCGTGGTGCGCAGCTCGCGCGCGACGGCGTCGAGCCACCAAAAACCGGCGTTGTGGCGCGTGGCCTCGTATTCCGGGCCAGGATTGCCCAGGCCGACAAAGAGTTTGATCATGCTGCTTCATGCTCCCAAAGCAAACGGCCCACCAGAGGTGGGCCGCTGAAGTGGCGGGGCTGGCGCAAGCGCCAGCCCGTGGGGCGAAGATTACTTCTTGCCCTTCTTGGCCGGAGTGGCTGCGGGGGCAGCGGCGGCTTCCACCACCACTTCGGGCAGCTTGATGGAGATCAGGGCCGGGTTCTTGTTCGAGCCACGCACCACGGTCTTGACGCCGTTGGGCAGCTTCAGGGCTTGCACGCCCAGGGCCGACTTGCTGGTGATCTGGCTCAGGTCCACGGTGACGAACTCGGGCAGCTGTGCGGGCATGCAGACCACGTCGATTTCGTGCATCACGGGGGTGATGGTGCAGCCTTCGGCCTTGACGGCGGGCGACACGTCAGCACCTTCGAAGTGCAGCGGCACCTTCAGGTGGATCTTGGTGGAAGCATCCACGCGCTGGAAGTCCACGTGCAGCACCAGCTGCTTGAAGGGGTGGAACTGCACGTCGCGCAGCACGACCTTGCTGGTCTGGCCGCCGATTTCCATGTCCAGAACGCTGGAGTGGAAAGCTTCTTTTTTCAGGGCGTGCCACAGGGCGTTGTGGTCGAGCTCGATGGCTTGGGGCTCCAGACCCGCGCCGTAAACGATGCCGGTGGTACGGCCAGAATTGCGCAGACGGCGGCTCGCACCCGTACCTTGCTTGGCGCGCTCAAAAGCGACGAATTGCATAAGAAAACTCCTGAGAGGATCGGCCGCGACCAGCGCGATCCGTTTGATGAAAAAGGGCGGGGCCGATCTGCCCTGCCCTGGTGCTGAACCCGAGGGGCGCGCAGGGCGCTCAGTCGGAGAACAAACTCATGACCGACTCGCCGGTGGCAATGCGCTGGATGGTCTCGCCAATCAGCGGTGCCACGGAGAGTTGGCGAATCTTGGGGCAGGCCTTGGCAGCGGCGTGCAGCGGGATGGTGTTGGTGACGACGACTTCGTCCAGGGCCGAACCCTGGGCGATGCGCTCGATGGCCGGGCCGGAGAAAATCGGGTGCGTGCAATACGCGTAGACGTTCTTGGCACCGCGCTGCTTGAGCACTTCGGCAGCTTTGACCAGCGTGCCGGCGGTGTCGATCATGTCGTCCATGATGACGCAGTTGCGGCCTTCGATGTCGCCGATGACGTGCATGACTTCGGAGACGTTGGCCTTGGGGCGGCGCTTGTCGATGATGGCCAGGTCGCAGCCGAGTTGCTTGGCCAGGGCGCGTGCGCGCACCACGCCGCCAACGTCGGGGCTGACGACGATCAGGTTGTCGTAGTTTTTCTGCGTCAGGTCGCCCAGCAGCACCGGCGAGGCGTAGATGTTGTCCACCGGGATGTCGAAAAAGCCCTGGATCTGGTCGGCGTGCAAGTCCATGGTCAGCACGCGGTTCACGCCCACGGCTTGCAGCATGTTGGCCACCACCTTGGCCGAGATGGGCACGCGCGTCGAGCGCGGGCGGCGATCCTGGCGGGCGTAGCCGAAGTAGGGGATGACGGCAGTGATGCGCTCGGCCGAGGCGCGCTTGAGCGCGTCCACCATGATGAGCAGTTCCATCAGGTTGTCGTTCGTCGGTGCGCAGGTCGATTGCACGACGAAGACGTCACGGGTACGCACGTTTTGCTTGATCTCGATGGTGACTTCACCGTCGGAGAAGCGGCCAACGTCAGCGGCGCCCAGGGTGGTTCCCAGTTGGGAAGCAATTTCGCCGGCCAGGCCAGGATTGGCGTTGCCGGTAAAAACGAGAAAATCGGGTTGGTTGGCTTGCATGACCGTCTCAGCCGTTAGATGTTGCGTGAAAGCAAAAGTATTTGGCAGGGGAGGAAGGACTCGAACCCTCGCATGCCGGAATCAAAATCCGGTGCCTTTACCAACTTGGCGACTCCCCTACACTGGTTGATTGTCTTGGCGACAACCCACCGATAACTTTCAATCTAAGGCCCATCCAGCCAATGGATGAAGCTCTAGATTATTGCATACTTTGATTTTCCACGCTGAGTTTGCGTCATTTAAATCAACTGTATGCAACATTGGTGCAAACACTGCACTTCCTGAGCCCGTCATGCGCCCTTGCAAGCCTTTGGTTTTGAGCCATGCAAGGGCTTCATTAACCTCGGCACACAGAGTTTGTGCTACAGGCTGCAAGTTGTTTCGACCAAAGCCGAAGTGATTTGCAGCAAAGCCTGAGATTGTAGCACTGTCTGAATCGCGTTCAAGAGTTGGGTGCGAAAAAATTGTTTTCGTCTCCAGCCCGGCAGCGGGTTTGACAACCAGAAAACGCGCAGGCGGTGGCTGGTATGCAATCTCAAGAGGCGCAATTATGTCACCAATTCCCTCCACCCAGGCGTTGCGGCCACACAAAAAAAACGGTACGTCGGCGCCCAGCTGCAGCCCAATGGTTTGCAGCTGGCGCCGCGTCAGGCGCAAATTCCACAGCCGGTTGAGTGCGAGCAAGGTGGTGGCGGCGTCCGATGAGCCCCCGCCCATGCCCGCTTGCGCCGGAATGCGTTTGTGCACGCCAATGTGCGCGCCCAGGCGGCAGCCGGTGGCTGCTTGCAGTGCCTGGGCGGCGCGCACGATCAGGTCTTGCGCTGGCAGGGGCGGGCCGTCCGCCAGGTCTTCGCGGGAAATGGCGCCGTCCTGGCGCAATGCGATGTGCAGGCTGTCGCACCAGTCGATGAGCATGAACACCGACTGCATCAGGTGGTAGCCGTCGGCGCGCCGGCCGGTGATGTGCAAAAACAGGTTCAGCTTGGCCGGAGCTGGCAGGTCGTAGAGCGCTTGCATGAAAAAAATCAGGGGGTGAGAACGATGCGCAAGGTGGTCTGCGGCAGAGGCTGCCAGCGCTGCGCAGTGATGCGGCCTTGGGCGGCGGCGCTCATGTCCACCTGCCAGCCAGCAGTGGGTGTGGCCTGGCCTTGGAGCCAGTCGAACAAGGCGGCAATTGGCAGGCTGCTGCCGGTGAGTTCGTGCAGCAAGGCGTCGAGCGAGGTCGAGGTGCGCTCTTGCCCGCCTTGCTCCAGCCGGGCCATGCCTGCAGCCCAGCGCAGGCGCGCCACGCTGGTGCCCAATGGGGTGGTGAGCAGCAGCGCGCCCTGTTCCGGGGTGCCGCTGAGCTGAAAATTGGCATGAAACGACTGCGCGGCATCGTCTTGCACTTGCAGCGCCAGACGCCCGCTCCAGGTGTTGGGGTTTGCCGCTTCTCGTGGCGGCGGCTGGGCGCAGCCGGCCAGCCACAGCAGGCACAGCACCAGGCCGATGCGGGCCCACCATGGGCTCAAGGTTGCACTCCCAGGCGCTGCAGGGTTTTTTGGAGGGTTTCGTTGTCGGGGTTGAGTTCGAGGCCCTCGCGCCAGGTTTTGCGCGCCAGTTCCGGGTGCTGCAGCTGCCAGAGCACCTCGCCCAGGTGGGCGGCGATTTCGGCGTCGGGCTGGGCTCGGTAGGCTTGTTCCAGCAGGCGCAGGGCTTCGGTGGTGTTGCCCAGGCGGAACTCGACCCAGCCCAGGCTGTCGGTGATGAAGGGGTCGCCGGGAGCGTATTCCAGGGCTTTTTGCACCAGGGCCTTGGCTTCTGGAAGGTTCGCACCACGATCGGCCAGCGAGTAGCCCAGGGCGTTGTAGGCGTGGTGATAGTCGGGGTGCTTGGCGATCAGGGCGCGCAGCAGCTGTTCCATGGTTTCGCGCTGCCCGGCTTTGTCGGCCAGCATCGCCTGGTCGTAGAGCAGGTCGCCATCGTCAGGCGCCAGGGCGACGAGCTGGCCCTGGAGTTCGTAAGCGGCCTGGTATTGGCGGGCTTCGCGCAGCAGCTGCACCTCGGCCGCGAGCTTCATGCGCTGGTCTTGTTCGCTACCGCTGGGCAGGGCCTGGATCAGGGCACGGGCTTGCGCCAGCTGGCCCTGGTGCACCAGGATGGAGGCGCGGCGCAGCTGCGCCCCGAGCAGCTCTTGCGGGTTGGGAATGCGGTCGAGCCAGGCCAGGGCTTGTGGGTATTGCTGGCGTTTTTCGGCAATGTGGGCCTGCAGCAGGAAGGCTTGCGTCAGGCCGGCCTGGTGCGTTTGGCTTGCCTGGTGCGACTGCCCTGGGGCGGTGGCGGTGTCTGTCAGGGCCATGAACTGGCGCAGAGAGGCTTCGGCGCCATCGAGGCGGCCGTCCTGCACCTGCAAGGTGGCCAGCAGCAGCCAGGGGTCGGGCAGGCTCGGTTGCTCGGCCGTCAGGCGTTTGAGCTGCACGGCAGCCTCTGGGTAGCGCTGGCGCCCGAGCAGCGAGCGGGCATAGGCCATGCGGGCCTCGGGGCTGCTCGCTCCCTGGAAGTGCTGGGCGATCAGGGGTTCGGCGGCGCTCATGCCGTCTTCGCTCAGCGCCAGCGCCAGCAGCACAGGGCCGTCGGCCTGGGGGTCGAGCTGCAAGGCTTGGCGGGCTGCAGCCAAGGCGCCTTCTTGGTCGGCGGCGGCCAGGCGCATCTGGCCTATGGTGGTCCAGGCAATGGCGCCCAGGGCGGGTTTTTGCAGCTCGCCTTGCAGGGC
This DNA window, taken from Acidovorax sp. HDW3, encodes the following:
- a CDS encoding YfhL family 4Fe-4S dicluster ferredoxin, yielding MALMITDECINCDVCEPECPNDAISLGELHYDIDPHKCTECVGHFDEPQCVQICPVACIPVHPQHVEGRETLFQKFQRLQAAKTR
- a CDS encoding ABC transporter permease; the protein is MPSYLLRRLTALATTLLLASALVFILLDWLPGNAAELQLGPDADPEAVAQLATQLGLEHSAWQRYQDWLWGLLHGELGESWAYASPVADLIAERLQVTVPLALLALLLTLLLALATGLYAALHHGRMGDWGLMALTQLGLAVPSFWLAILLILLFAVRLQWVAAGGFPGWSAEAGGGLLPGLRALVLPALALALVQAAILARIVRAAVLDVLGQDFVRTARAKGLSPRATLLRHVLRNALVPVLTIAGLQLANLLAGTIVVENVFNLPGLGRLIFQAIANRDLIVLRNCVLLLCALVLLINAGVDLASAWADPRSRHRHA
- a CDS encoding DMT family transporter, with the protein product MAPQAFALILLAGLIHALWNIVAKKAGGDARFAFFTSALMALLWAPLGWWLGRSALPQWGAQEWVVVAVSGLLHVLYYVILLRGYRRADLTVVYPLARGTGPLLSSLVAIALLGERPGWLGGLGIVAVVGGVFLIAGGPALWRSAHSQAAAQQQRLHAGLRYGLLTGAFIAAYTVVDGYAVKWLLLSPILVDYVGNFVRLALLAPVVLRDLPAARALWRVQWRAALVVAAFSPIAYVLVLFAMRQAPLSLVAPAREVSMLFAALIGGHLLGEGARLARLGGALLIAAGVAALALG
- a CDS encoding ABC transporter permease: MPSRPHPLSLWLGGLLTLALLLASLAGLLWPPASAQAMDMAQRLQAPSSAHWLGTDAYGRDVAAQLLQGAHSSLAVALGAVGLGLVLGTALGLWAAARRGWVEALLMRLVDFSFAFPALLSAITLSALWGPGMKNAIVALAIANVPVFARLGRASAHSLWAREFVRAARACGRTQAQITRIHILPNLAPLLLVQATVQCALAILAEAALSYLGLGTQAPEPSWGRMLSEAQTLLFDAPLLALWPGSAIALTVLGLNLLGDGLRDWLDPRLR
- a CDS encoding LysE family translocator; the encoded protein is MPSLDVLIAFFGISALLALTPGPDNLFVLLQSAQHGWRTGLCVVLGLCLGLVVHTSAVALGLAALLAASSLAFTLLKLVGAAYLAYLAWQALRAPAAVASAGPAAAPSGRPAAGALRMVGRGVLMNLSNPKVLIFFLAFLPQFADPARASVAPQILLLGLVFMLATLLVFGVIALFSGHFGALLQRSARAQQWLQRTAGLVFLGLALRLATSAR
- the clsB gene encoding cardiolipin synthase ClsB → MKSAAPTFSLAHGVQLLQGGVQLFPALVQAIDGARRSVHLETYIFDTTGAGGDVALALVRAAERGVSTRLVVDGVGTGRLPSPWFERLQAAGVQLRVYSPLGPLGLLLPMRWRRLHRKLCVVDGQVLFCGGINILDDYHDPNFGPLAAPRFDFAVRAQGPLVGQAQSAMEQLWWRMQAVHDMRQHHLPEAVHALREAGVGAGVGPGGAMRAALLLRDNLRHRSRIERAYRRAIARARHEIIIANAYFLPGGKLRRALILAARRGVRVQLLLQGRYEYFMQYHAARPVYGALLGAGVEIYEYAPSFLHAKVAVIDAQARRPWATVGSSNLDPLSLLLAREANVVVRDRAFAAELRARLCQAMAQAGQRVEPEVFAQRPWRERVLDRIAYALMRSALWVTGNRY
- the folE gene encoding GTP cyclohydrolase I gives rise to the protein MNRSAADLPLDPADVGVPVSVKIRERLMAARQRFNANDNIADFIEPGELGQLLDEVEVKMQAVLDSMVIDTAGDHNTHNTARRVAKMYLQEVFKGRYVPAPAITEFPNAEHLNELMIVGPITVRSACSHHLCPVIGKIWIGVLPNKNTNVIGLSKYARLVDWVMGRPQIQEEAVVQLADLIMQKTQPDGLAVVMEASHFCMSWRGVREMDSKMLNSVMRGAFLKDATLRREFLALIPGRH
- a CDS encoding ABC transporter substrate-binding protein; this translates as MHRTRRSLLAGGALAAAASTLPWPTWAQAPKDRLTLGLALEPPGLDPTAGAASSIAEVVLYNVFETLTKINPDGSVSPLLAESWELGRDLKTCTLRLRRGVQFHNGAPCNARSVQFSFERAGSAKSTNKDKATFAQLRTEVLDEHTVRLHSSEVEPDLLFLLGQATAIIVEPTSAASNASKPIGTGPYRLQSWTRGAALTLTRWDGWRSAHSVRLARITFRFIPDPAAQVAALLAGDVDAFPRVTPRSMAQFKAQPRFQVIVSGSRAKTILAMNHARKPLQDRRVRCAIAAAIDREAVIQGAADGLGRAIGSHYVPGAFGYVDTTGLNPYDPDKARKLLAEAGVKLPLALTLTLPPTPYARQGGEIIAAMLAKVGIQARLQNVEWAQWLAGTYGQKNYDLTLISHVEPLDLGNFAKPGYYWGYRSPAFNTLYQQIQHSTRPADRARLLGDAQRLLAEDCVHAFLYQPQWVTVAAKDLRGLWSDMPVFVNDLAGMYWA